The sequence TGCCACATGTCCATACAAAGCTCAAAGGAAAAATGTTAATTGCTTGTGTATTATAAGCATGACATGCTAGTATTAATCTTTCGTTTAACGATTGCTAACttgctattaaaaaaaatctgttAGGATATAAACAAATGCAGCCCGGATTCTTCTGCTATCTTGTTGGGAACTTCTCATTAACTAATGACGCAgcaattaaatgataaatttgttGTGGTACATTTTATATGCCATTTGACCAATGCATGGAAACTAATCAACAATGCAAGTGAAAACAGTTGACTCCTAATCAAATTtcgtcccctctctctctccatgcCATCCCTCTTTTTTTCATTAATCTTATCACGTTtgtttctcttctctctctctttgattCAAGAAACAAACTCTCTACAGGAAGCCTCATTCCAAATCCATGCCTCTAATTCTTTTTTATGTCAATTCCAAACATAGGTAGAATCCAAGGAAATTGAGGATGGCCGGCGACAGGTCGCCTTACGTCCACCGCAGATGGACCTACTTCCCGACCCCTCGCCTCATTTTCTGGACCTCCATTTTCGCCGCCTTGATCATGTTCCTCCTCTTCCACTCGCCGCCTCCCGATCTCTCCCCCGACCGCCGCGTCGCCGCCTCGTGGGGCGGCCAGAGCTGGGAGCGCCGCGTCCTGAACTCGGGGCGGCCGCGCTCCCACTCGCCCTCCCACGCCGCGGGGCGCGGCCACCTGTCCGTGCTGGTGACGGGCGCGGCGGGCTTCGTGGGCAGCCACGTGGCCCTGGCCCTGAAGCACCGCGGCGACGGCGTGGTCGGCATCGACAATTTCAACACCTACTACGACCCCTCCCTGAAACGCGCCCGCCGCAAGCAGCTGGAGCGGGCGGGCGTGTTCGTGGTGGAGGGCGACATCAACGACGGCGCCCTCCTCAACAAGCTCTTCGACATCGTGGCCTTCACGCATGTCATGCACCTAGCCGCCCAGGCCGGCGTCCGCTACGCCATGCTCAATCCCAGCTCCTACGTCCACAGCAACATCGCCGGCCTCGTCAGCGTCTTCGAGGCCTGCAAGTCCGCCAACCCTCAGCCCTCCATCGTCTGGGCCTCCTCCAGCTCCGTCTACGGCCTCAACTCCAAGGTTCCCTTTGCCGAGAAGGATCAGACTGACAAACCGGCCAGCTTGTACGCCGCCACCAAGAAAGCCGGTGAAGAGATCGCGCACACATACAACCACATCTACGGCCTCTCCATCACCGGATTGAGGTTCTTCACGGTGTACGGGCCCTGGGGGCGCCCCGACATGGCCTACTTCTTCTTCACCAAGGATATCCTCAAAGGGAAGCCCATCTCCATATTCCAAGGCCCTCACCACCAGAGTGTGGCCAGGGACTTCACCTACATTGATGACATTGTTAAGGGCTGCGTGGCCGCCATTGATACCGCGCAGAAGAGCACGGGCAGTGGAGGGAAGAAGAAGGGGGCGGCGCAGCTGCGTGTGTACAACCTGGGTAACACTTCGCCTGTGCCGGTGAGCAAGCTGGTCAGTATACTTGAGAAGCTGTTGAAGAGGAAGGCGAAGAAGCGAGTGCTGCCCATGCCGCGCAACGGCGACGTTGTGTATACGCATGCTAACATTAGCCGAGCCACCAAGGAGCTGCACTACAAGCCTACCACGGATTTGCAGGCTGGCCTCAAGAAGTTTGTGCATTGGTATCTCGATTACTATTCTGGAAACACAAACAGGAATTCTTAGTGTGAACTCATGTTTCATTATTTGTTTGTGTTCATTCATGAGATGATGTTACTTGTAGTGAAAAGGAGgtaattagagagagaaatgtaAAGCGATTTCTTACCTTTCATTGGAATGTTTTGTGGGATTCTTTTAATTTGTTTCCAAAAATGTTAAAACTAATCTCGAATGGTTATGAGAACCATGTAATTAATTACACCAGATGATATGCAATGATGCATGCACATAAATTAGTGATCGCCCAATAAATCACGAGGCATTCCCATTCTATTTATTTTCAGCATTTGATatgaatgattaattaattctgGATTTCACATAAACAGTGTACAGAACTGGTAGGCTACATCTTCTCGTTAAGTTTAGGACTACACGGCAATACATAACCTCCCTTGATTGAATGTGTTTTGTAGTTTGAAACATGAATTTTTACTATCAACTGACGACTCTAAGATAGCCAAAATTTTGTATGGAAAacagcaaaactcctactaggATATGGAGTCATCAACCCAATTCAAGCTTCATTTCCCAAGCTATAACCAAATATTAATAGACCAGAGAAATAGAACTTCAATTTATAAGTTTATTCAAATCCGTATTAGAAAAGATAGATGAGGTGAGACTCCCCGCTTGTTTTGAAACATATATCTGCAAACAAGTCTGCCATCAAGTTTTTCCAAAGAAACAGAGATGCAACCTTCTTAAGAAAATGAGTTTCCAGAGTTGCTAGATACAATCGAACATCAAGTTGGAAAAGCAGGGCTCACATAACTGAATTCCATATCTCAACATTCAAAAGtattaaacaaaaatatttaaaacagtCTAGGACATTCAAAATTGTGAACAGCTAAAAGAACTCGTATGACAACCTAGCCCATTAATCTTGGCTCATGGATTTTTGGCTTGATATGTAAATAACAAAAGCAGAAACAGGCACAAACAAGATGTCTAAGAATCTGCTATTGTAACCTCAACCTCTACACCAGGCTCTATGGTAATTGAGGTAATCTGCTTCACAACATCAGGGGAGCTAAAAAGGTCGATAACTCGTTTGTGAACTCTAAGCTCAAACCTATCAAAGGTGTTGGTACCTAAGAAACAAAATCAAGATAGTTAACTCATCATATCAAAATATATCACAATTCACAGGGACATCAGAGACGTTTAAAATCATGCAATATGTACAACTGGATAGTAAGACTCATATATTGAGAGTAAtcattttaaaatgaaaaaagtcACATTGCTCAAAATGCAATTTTTACAGGCAAACAAAAGTTGCTTTGATAAGGCAATTCACTTATGGTTATGTTCTAATTTCTATAGCAAGAATACTTAACAAGTGTACATTTgaaaaaacttatacaattacTGAAGGCTCAAATAATGACTTAATACAAGCTTTGCAACAAAACAATCCATCTCATTGAAAAAAGCACATTGAAAAAAAGTGGACCTACTATATGAGCAAAGGCTTCAAGTTGAGAATCCCATCCAAATTACTAATGGTAAACATACATTCTTAATGGGACAAAGTAAAAGGAGCAACTTTTACTGGTCAGTACAACAATGCATAAACAGAAAAGGAGCAACTTTTACTGATCAGTACAACAATGCATAAATAGTCAAATTCCAAATGAAAGACCTTGGAAGAAAGTTTCTACCTTCACCACAAGGAGACTTCCTAGTAGTAATCTTAAGAACCTTGGTCGGCATTCTCACTGGTCCCTTGACCCTGAGCCTTTTATCCTTGGCACCACGTACCAGGTCGGCACACACTGTAAACACCACTCATTGTCAATAGAA comes from Salvia miltiorrhiza cultivar Shanhuang (shh) chromosome 3, IMPLAD_Smil_shh, whole genome shotgun sequence and encodes:
- the LOC131014426 gene encoding UDP-glucuronate 4-epimerase 3-like, with amino-acid sequence MAGDRSPYVHRRWTYFPTPRLIFWTSIFAALIMFLLFHSPPPDLSPDRRVAASWGGQSWERRVLNSGRPRSHSPSHAAGRGHLSVLVTGAAGFVGSHVALALKHRGDGVVGIDNFNTYYDPSLKRARRKQLERAGVFVVEGDINDGALLNKLFDIVAFTHVMHLAAQAGVRYAMLNPSSYVHSNIAGLVSVFEACKSANPQPSIVWASSSSVYGLNSKVPFAEKDQTDKPASLYAATKKAGEEIAHTYNHIYGLSITGLRFFTVYGPWGRPDMAYFFFTKDILKGKPISIFQGPHHQSVARDFTYIDDIVKGCVAAIDTAQKSTGSGGKKKGAAQLRVYNLGNTSPVPVSKLVSILEKLLKRKAKKRVLPMPRNGDVVYTHANISRATKELHYKPTTDLQAGLKKFVHWYLDYYSGNTNRNS